A stretch of the TM7 phylum sp. oral taxon 349 genome encodes the following:
- a CDS encoding FKBP-type peptidyl-prolyl cis-trans isomerase, with amino-acid sequence MQNQQRIQADYEKVNNEYQTQLKAYKAKVQAQADELSAKYYDTFKQYSTQAGTYDVNSVKELKTEDLAEGDGAVIDGSTKFAAYYIGWDANGNVFDQSIDSGKLKEPTAVANGLDKAGLIAGWKEGLKGMKIGGVRLLSIPSDKAYGEAGQKDKNGKQTIPANMPLKFVVMAIPQPPTIPQPDSSKLMEAYMKVYGNQ; translated from the coding sequence ATGCAAAATCAGCAGCGAATACAAGCCGACTATGAAAAAGTCAATAATGAATACCAGACGCAATTAAAAGCGTACAAGGCAAAAGTGCAGGCGCAGGCAGATGAGTTGTCGGCAAAATATTACGATACGTTTAAGCAGTACAGTACGCAGGCGGGCACGTACGATGTGAATAGCGTCAAGGAGCTGAAAACGGAAGATTTAGCTGAAGGCGACGGTGCGGTGATTGACGGCTCGACGAAATTTGCGGCGTATTATATCGGCTGGGACGCGAACGGTAATGTATTTGACCAAAGTATTGATAGCGGCAAATTGAAAGAGCCGACTGCTGTGGCAAACGGACTTGACAAAGCTGGGTTAATCGCTGGCTGGAAAGAGGGATTGAAAGGTATGAAAATCGGCGGCGTGCGTTTGCTGAGTATCCCGTCTGACAAAGCATACGGCGAAGCGGGGCAAAAAGATAAAAACGGCAAGCAGACAATTCCTGCAAATATGCCGCTGAAATTTGTCGTCATGGCGATTCCGCAGCCGCCGACTATTCCTCAGCCGGACTCATCAAAACTGATGGAAGCGTATATGAAAGTGTATGGAAATCAATAG
- a CDS encoding FAD-dependent oxidoreductase translates to MIGAGPSALAAAIYTTREAIDTVLYEKGVVGGLAAITDQVDNYPGFPDGIAGMQLAEQLQKQAERFGARIEYGDVSALRHESGVNIVTVDGKDVAARAVLIATGSDYNKLGIPGEKELYGRGVHYCATCDGAFYKGKRLAVVGGGNSGVQEAIFLTRFASHIDLLVRSTVKASKVLQDELQPYIDDGKVTVHVKTVPQEIVAKNGVVRAVRAQCDGKPVEFAVDGVFVFIGLKPNTHFLAGSGVELDTRGLIKTDEHLATNVPGVFASGDVRSGATMQVASAVGEGATAALNIREYLDHK, encoded by the coding sequence ATGATTGGTGCTGGACCGAGCGCGCTCGCAGCAGCAATTTACACAACGCGCGAAGCGATTGATACGGTGCTGTACGAAAAAGGTGTCGTCGGCGGGTTGGCAGCTATTACCGATCAAGTTGATAATTACCCGGGTTTTCCTGATGGCATTGCCGGTATGCAGCTCGCGGAGCAATTGCAGAAGCAGGCAGAGCGTTTCGGTGCGAGAATTGAATACGGCGATGTGTCGGCATTGCGGCACGAAAGCGGCGTGAATATTGTGACGGTTGACGGGAAGGACGTGGCGGCGCGCGCTGTGCTGATCGCAACGGGCAGTGATTATAATAAACTTGGCATTCCGGGCGAAAAGGAATTATACGGGCGCGGCGTACACTATTGCGCGACGTGCGACGGCGCATTTTATAAAGGCAAGCGCTTGGCAGTTGTCGGCGGCGGTAATTCCGGCGTACAAGAAGCGATTTTTTTGACGCGGTTTGCGAGCCATATTGATTTGCTGGTGCGTAGTACGGTAAAAGCGAGCAAGGTGCTGCAAGACGAATTGCAGCCGTATATTGACGATGGCAAAGTGACGGTGCATGTAAAAACAGTGCCGCAAGAAATCGTTGCAAAGAATGGCGTAGTGCGAGCAGTTCGGGCGCAGTGCGACGGCAAGCCGGTTGAATTTGCGGTTGACGGCGTATTTGTATTCATCGGGCTAAAGCCGAATACGCATTTTTTGGCGGGCAGCGGTGTTGAGCTTGACACGCGCGGACTCATCAAAACCGACGAGCACTTGGCGACGAATGTGCCGGGCGTGTTTGCAAGCGGCGATGTGCGCAGCGGTGCGACGATGCAAGTCGCGAGCGCGGTTGGCGAGGGCGCGACAGCGGCGCTAAATATTCGCGAATATTTAGATCATAAATAG
- a CDS encoding inorganic diphosphatase, producing MADFNQILAPGDVDGGVVNVVVEIPQGSNHKIEWNRDLAVMQLDRVEPAIFAKPTNYGFIPQTLDEDGDELDALIVTDQPLATGVFLEAKVIGVLEFVDDDEVDDKVIVVPADDRNAGNAINSLEDVPPQLLKQIEHHFNHYKDLKKPGSTVVKGFGDAARAKEIIRAAIERWNNR from the coding sequence ATGGCAGATTTTAATCAAATACTCGCGCCAGGCGATGTTGACGGCGGCGTTGTTAATGTGGTGGTAGAGATTCCGCAGGGATCAAACCACAAAATCGAATGGAATCGTGACCTCGCAGTGATGCAGCTTGACCGCGTTGAGCCGGCGATTTTTGCGAAACCGACGAATTACGGATTTATTCCGCAAACGCTTGATGAGGACGGTGATGAACTAGATGCGCTCATTGTCACCGACCAGCCGCTTGCAACCGGCGTATTTTTGGAGGCAAAAGTGATCGGCGTATTGGAGTTTGTGGATGACGATGAAGTCGACGATAAGGTTATTGTTGTGCCGGCAGACGACCGCAACGCCGGCAACGCGATTAATTCGCTAGAAGACGTGCCGCCGCAATTACTCAAGCAAATTGAGCACCATTTTAACCACTATAAAGACTTGAAAAAGCCAGGCTCAACCGTTGTGAAAGGCTTCGGCGATGCTGCGCGCGCCAAAGAAATTATCCGCGCCGCTATTGAACGCTGGAATAATCGTTAG
- a CDS encoding glycerophosphodiester phosphodiesterase, protein MLVIGHRGAGGLAPENTLPAFRAGYEAGADMLELDVRLTADHRLVVIHDALLLRTHYAADSVASLTYKKLQELTRDNPVPLLEDVLREFFGKILLNIEIKSRHTGDALVRLLRRHFITCADDWDLVLISSFKARELMRVRRRSKRANLALLHHQNPFAFIAYHRYLKLTAVGFHRLYLHRLALEIARRAGIFIYAYTVDRPSAIHRLEHQGVQAIVTNYPDKCIAYINAHAETRD, encoded by the coding sequence ATGCTTGTCATTGGACATCGCGGCGCGGGCGGCTTAGCGCCTGAGAATACGCTGCCGGCGTTTCGCGCTGGCTACGAAGCTGGCGCCGATATGCTTGAACTTGACGTGCGTTTGACCGCTGATCATCGGCTTGTTGTTATCCATGACGCCTTGCTGCTACGTACGCATTATGCCGCAGATAGCGTCGCGTCGCTGACGTACAAAAAGCTGCAGGAATTAACGCGCGATAATCCCGTGCCGCTGCTTGAAGATGTGCTACGCGAGTTCTTTGGAAAAATCTTGCTTAATATTGAAATCAAAAGTCGCCACACAGGCGACGCGCTCGTACGGCTGCTTCGGCGACATTTCATCACTTGCGCCGATGATTGGGATCTGGTACTAATTTCATCATTCAAAGCACGCGAGCTCATGCGCGTTCGCCGACGGTCGAAACGCGCTAATCTTGCGCTTTTGCATCATCAAAATCCATTCGCGTTTATCGCATACCACCGCTATCTTAAGCTGACGGCAGTTGGTTTTCACCGCTTGTATTTACATCGGCTTGCGCTTGAAATTGCGCGGCGCGCTGGTATTTTTATTTACGCATATACCGTTGATCGTCCGAGCGCAATCCACCGCCTAGAGCATCAGGGTGTGCAGGCAATTGTTACTAATTACCCCGACAAGTGTATCGCGTACATAAATGCGCACGCCGAAACACGCGATTAG
- a CDS encoding threonine/serine exporter family protein produces the protein MNSFTQLVRRSFGKIIAAQGSVKIADFEKIDNTLTPNMRALRLVMTMADQLSSMGMPAHSVTNLALNITDVYCRQKVHIDISYTQIFVSQDRGVDHEPLTLIRTITPRETNYQLMQQLQDLSAKIANHTLTLDDAEKSLDKILSHVRRYPRWVIYIASGGISAGSAILYSATWPLVLIAFFVGAVTAWLLGRLGRLALPPFFTQVVASLFITLFASALMWFVSHGYVDFMGSVNPTLITVGGIVLLVAGMAIVGAFQDAIDEYYVTAGARLLRVAMMTTGIVAGVGIGLYASRKLGISFIPTPDRLTFASASYQYLGAVIISASFALGNHTRLGGIILTGATGLLGYYTFLASSGAGLSSIPANALAGITIGFIATLVSRVWHMPSLAIVNASIVPLVPGLILYNGLMGLIAPENAPGGDDLLLRAILISVAIAAGASFGVLVGRPTRRSFVLIRNSLPQWPLRSEDRE, from the coding sequence ATGAATTCATTTACGCAACTGGTTCGCCGTTCGTTCGGCAAAATTATTGCCGCGCAAGGTTCGGTAAAAATCGCAGATTTCGAAAAAATCGACAACACGCTCACGCCAAATATGCGTGCGTTGCGCCTCGTCATGACGATGGCAGACCAACTATCGTCAATGGGTATGCCGGCGCATAGCGTCACGAATTTAGCGCTCAATATTACCGATGTTTATTGCCGGCAGAAAGTCCATATTGATATCAGCTACACGCAAATTTTTGTTTCGCAAGACCGCGGTGTCGACCACGAACCGCTCACACTAATCCGCACAATCACGCCGCGCGAAACGAATTACCAGCTCATGCAGCAATTGCAAGACCTGAGCGCAAAAATCGCCAACCACACGCTCACGCTTGACGATGCCGAAAAATCTCTCGACAAAATATTATCGCACGTGCGCCGTTATCCGCGCTGGGTCATTTATATCGCAAGCGGCGGAATCAGCGCCGGCTCAGCGATTCTCTACTCAGCGACCTGGCCGCTTGTCTTAATTGCATTTTTCGTCGGCGCCGTTACAGCATGGCTGCTCGGAAGGCTCGGACGGCTGGCTTTACCGCCGTTTTTCACGCAAGTCGTCGCATCATTATTCATTACGCTATTCGCTTCCGCGCTTATGTGGTTCGTTAGCCATGGCTATGTCGACTTCATGGGAAGCGTCAACCCGACGCTCATTACGGTCGGCGGAATCGTCTTGCTCGTTGCCGGCATGGCGATTGTCGGCGCCTTTCAAGACGCGATCGACGAATATTATGTTACTGCCGGCGCACGACTATTGCGCGTAGCTATGATGACGACCGGCATCGTCGCCGGCGTTGGCATCGGCTTATACGCTAGCCGGAAACTCGGCATTTCGTTCATTCCAACGCCCGACCGCCTAACGTTTGCAAGCGCGAGTTATCAATATCTAGGCGCTGTCATTATTTCGGCATCATTTGCGCTTGGCAACCATACGCGGCTCGGCGGCATTATTTTGACCGGCGCAACCGGACTGCTCGGCTATTACACCTTTTTAGCAAGCAGCGGCGCGGGGCTTTCATCAATCCCTGCTAACGCGCTTGCCGGCATTACGATTGGATTTATCGCTACGCTTGTGTCGCGCGTTTGGCACATGCCAAGCCTTGCGATCGTCAATGCTAGCATCGTACCGCTCGTGCCGGGGCTAATTCTGTACAATGGGCTAATGGGGTTAATCGCACCGGAAAATGCGCCCGGCGGAGACGATTTGCTGCTGCGCGCTATTCTTATTTCCGTCGCTATTGCCGCAGGCGCGTCGTTTGGCGTGCTTGTCGGGCGCCCGACGCGCCGCAGCTTTGTTCTAATTCGCAACAGCTTGCCGCAATGGCCATTACGCAGCGAAGATCGAGAGTAA
- the pheS gene encoding phenylalanine--tRNA ligase subunit alpha has product MDIETIAKTLTDRALASSAPREVLRAPELKALYEHIKTLPSDERGSFGKRVNELKQALELAVSARQAELEKVDLPPIDVTAPMDVNTDIPPLLPSDQGTIHPLSAEIERISGIFNRMGYCVEESREIDDQFHMFESLNFPKGHPARDDYDTFMTEQTDVNGDRLIAPAHTSTMQNRVLQKYRAQLERGEAIAAIVPDRVFRNEDLDARHEHTFYQVEGVYVGKGVAVGNLIATLQAFLQEYYGKKLDVRVNPFYFPFTEPSFEFALSCPFCEGKDPSCKVCSGEGWIELLGCGMIHPNVLRAANINPDEYTGFAFGCGIDRLVMMRYGIEDVRHFESGRLDFLEQF; this is encoded by the coding sequence ATGGATATAGAAACGATTGCAAAGACTTTGACCGACCGAGCGCTCGCCTCAAGCGCACCGCGCGAAGTTTTGCGCGCGCCAGAGTTAAAAGCGCTGTACGAGCATATCAAAACGCTGCCATCTGACGAACGCGGCAGCTTTGGCAAGCGCGTCAACGAGCTGAAGCAGGCGCTTGAACTGGCAGTGTCGGCGCGCCAGGCGGAATTAGAGAAAGTTGATTTGCCGCCGATTGATGTTACTGCGCCGATGGATGTTAATACTGATATTCCGCCGCTCTTGCCAAGCGATCAGGGTACGATACACCCTTTAAGTGCCGAGATTGAACGCATTAGCGGTATATTTAACCGCATGGGCTACTGTGTCGAGGAGTCGCGCGAAATCGACGACCAGTTCCATATGTTCGAAAGTTTGAATTTCCCGAAGGGCCATCCGGCGCGCGACGATTACGATACATTTATGACCGAACAGACGGACGTAAACGGCGACCGTCTGATTGCGCCGGCACATACCAGCACCATGCAGAACCGCGTCTTGCAAAAGTATCGCGCGCAGCTGGAGCGAGGCGAAGCTATTGCTGCTATCGTCCCCGACCGCGTCTTCCGTAACGAAGACCTGGATGCGCGGCACGAACATACGTTTTATCAAGTCGAAGGCGTCTATGTTGGCAAGGGTGTCGCTGTCGGTAACCTGATTGCCACGCTACAGGCATTTTTGCAGGAATATTACGGTAAAAAACTTGACGTGCGTGTCAATCCATTTTATTTCCCATTTACTGAGCCAAGTTTTGAATTTGCCTTGAGCTGCCCATTTTGCGAGGGTAAAGATCCGTCTTGTAAAGTTTGCTCCGGCGAGGGTTGGATTGAATTATTGGGCTGCGGCATGATTCACCCGAACGTATTGCGCGCCGCCAACATCAACCCGGATGAGTACACCGGCTTTGCGTTCGGCTGCGGTATTGACCGCCTGGTCATGATGCGCTACGGCATTGAAGACGTGCGGCATTTTGAAAGCGGTAGGTTAGACTTTTTGGAGCAGTTTTAG
- the pheT gene encoding phenylalanine--tRNA ligase subunit beta yields MKVSLNIVKSLVNFELPPVDELVARVNVQLGSVEKVIDLGAQYKDARIVHVVQCEPHPNADRLHVCLIDDGGTVANVPRDDKGYVQVVCGAPNVHADMWAVWLPPNSTVPASFDDAEPFVLNARKLRGVLSQGMLAAADELAIGTDHDGIVEIRERDMPKGAVLRAGDSFAQVFGLDDVVLDIENKMFTHRPDCFGQLGVAREISGIFGQAFTSPDWYTVAQKFADGSGLKLDVYNDIPDLVPRFMAVAVKNVTVQPSPLWLQCQLVAMGGKPINSIVDATNYIMLMTAQPTHAYDYDKLRGGKLGARMAREGETIALLNGKTYTLGTDDIVIADSERAVALGGIMGGADTEVSSDTKNIVLECANFDMYTVRKTAMRHGVFTDALSRFNKGQSPLQNAPVLKRLMSMVGGEQASEVHDKKQFSDEFDEYFAGKYTPANIDINSSFINQRLGLQLTDSDIYTLLNNVEVHSHGPEDKLGYTCIQVPFWRTDIELKEDVVEEVGRLYDFGKLPRELPQRSTKPAPKNPRRELKRQIREQLSRAGANEALTYSFVHEHILKRAEQHADQAYKLSNALSPDLQYYRLSVLPSLLDKVHANIKAGHDEFCLFEIGKGHDVRLPHSEDGLPSEQTFVDAVYAAKKARASAPYYQVQRMAVRLLSSLGAQFELTPMATENDDGEGLSGVEFEVAAPFDRQRSAWILCGKERLGIVGEFKQAVRRNFKLPEYAAGFSIDFDQLLAQPRDGQTYRPLSRFPSTSRDVSLRAPRDVSYAELYHVVQAAVGESAGDITVTIEPRAIFQPANDHSIKTTTFRLRMTHYERTLTDADAKPIVDRVATMALAKLGAECV; encoded by the coding sequence ATGAAAGTCAGTCTGAATATCGTTAAAAGTTTAGTTAATTTTGAGTTGCCACCGGTGGATGAATTGGTGGCGCGGGTGAATGTGCAGTTAGGTAGCGTCGAGAAGGTCATTGACCTGGGCGCTCAGTACAAAGACGCGCGGATCGTGCATGTTGTACAGTGCGAGCCGCACCCGAATGCCGATCGGCTGCACGTGTGTTTAATAGATGATGGCGGCACTGTTGCTAATGTGCCGCGCGATGATAAAGGCTATGTGCAGGTGGTCTGCGGTGCGCCGAATGTCCATGCTGACATGTGGGCAGTGTGGTTGCCGCCGAATAGTACGGTGCCAGCGAGTTTTGACGACGCGGAGCCGTTTGTACTGAACGCACGCAAGTTGCGCGGCGTATTGAGCCAAGGGATGCTGGCGGCAGCAGATGAGTTGGCGATTGGCACAGATCATGACGGTATTGTTGAAATCCGCGAACGAGATATGCCAAAAGGCGCGGTATTGCGAGCGGGCGATAGTTTCGCGCAGGTGTTTGGCTTGGATGATGTTGTGCTTGATATTGAGAATAAGATGTTTACGCACCGGCCGGATTGTTTCGGACAATTAGGTGTGGCGCGCGAAATTTCTGGAATTTTCGGGCAGGCGTTTACCAGTCCGGATTGGTATACGGTGGCGCAGAAATTTGCTGATGGCAGCGGGCTGAAGCTTGACGTCTACAACGATATACCGGATTTAGTGCCGCGGTTTATGGCAGTGGCGGTGAAAAATGTGACGGTGCAGCCGAGTCCATTGTGGCTACAGTGTCAGTTAGTAGCAATGGGCGGCAAGCCGATCAATAGCATCGTTGACGCGACGAATTACATCATGCTCATGACGGCGCAACCGACGCACGCTTACGATTATGATAAATTGCGCGGCGGTAAGTTAGGTGCACGTATGGCGCGCGAAGGCGAAACGATTGCACTATTGAACGGTAAAACGTACACGCTCGGCACGGACGATATCGTCATCGCAGACAGCGAACGAGCGGTAGCGCTGGGCGGTATTATGGGTGGTGCTGACACGGAAGTTTCAAGTGATACGAAAAATATCGTGCTAGAATGCGCGAATTTTGATATGTATACAGTGCGAAAAACTGCTATGCGCCACGGCGTGTTTACCGACGCGCTAAGCCGGTTTAACAAAGGCCAGTCGCCATTGCAAAATGCGCCCGTATTGAAGCGGTTGATGAGTATGGTCGGCGGTGAGCAGGCAAGTGAAGTGCACGACAAGAAACAATTTAGCGATGAATTTGATGAATATTTTGCGGGTAAGTATACGCCGGCGAACATTGACATTAATAGTTCGTTCATCAATCAGCGGCTTGGGCTGCAACTGACAGATAGCGACATATATACGTTGCTCAATAACGTTGAGGTTCATAGCCACGGTCCAGAAGATAAGCTCGGCTATACGTGTATACAAGTGCCGTTTTGGCGTACTGATATTGAATTGAAAGAAGATGTCGTCGAGGAGGTGGGGCGATTGTACGACTTCGGCAAATTACCGCGCGAGCTGCCGCAGCGTTCGACAAAGCCGGCGCCAAAAAATCCGCGGCGCGAATTGAAGCGGCAAATTCGCGAGCAGCTGTCGCGCGCCGGCGCAAACGAAGCGCTTACCTATAGTTTTGTGCACGAGCATATACTGAAGCGCGCCGAGCAACATGCAGATCAAGCGTATAAGCTGAGCAATGCACTGAGTCCTGATTTACAATACTACCGTTTGAGCGTGCTGCCAAGTTTGCTTGACAAAGTCCATGCGAATATCAAGGCGGGGCATGATGAGTTTTGTTTATTTGAGATCGGCAAAGGACACGATGTACGGTTGCCGCATAGCGAAGATGGTTTGCCGAGCGAGCAGACATTTGTCGATGCGGTGTATGCGGCGAAGAAAGCACGCGCTAGCGCGCCATATTATCAGGTGCAGCGCATGGCGGTGCGATTGCTCAGCTCATTGGGCGCACAGTTTGAATTAACCCCAATGGCGACTGAGAACGATGACGGTGAAGGACTAAGCGGCGTTGAGTTTGAAGTCGCTGCGCCATTTGATCGGCAGCGAAGCGCGTGGATACTGTGCGGTAAGGAGCGGCTTGGTATTGTTGGTGAATTTAAGCAAGCGGTACGCCGGAATTTCAAACTGCCGGAATATGCTGCTGGATTTTCGATTGATTTCGATCAGTTGTTAGCACAGCCGCGCGATGGGCAAACCTATCGGCCGCTGAGCCGCTTTCCATCGACGAGTCGCGATGTGTCGCTGCGGGCGCCACGCGACGTATCGTATGCTGAGCTTTACCATGTGGTGCAAGCGGCAGTTGGCGAATCGGCAGGCGATATCACCGTGACAATTGAGCCGCGCGCGATTTTTCAGCCGGCGAATGATCACTCAATAAAGACGACGACATTCCGATTGCGCATGACGCATTATGAGCGCACGCTGACGGATGCGGACGCGAAACCGATTGTCGACCGCGTGGCGACGATGGCGCTCGCAAAACTTGGCGCGGAGTGCGTGTAA
- a CDS encoding phosphatidylserine/phosphatidylglycerophosphate/cardiolipin synthase family protein: MNALHSPKLLPAADYARDAAKKIAKARYRVAMIATTFRANDERSQAIVDELVRAAERGVDVCICADTFTYIEPKEFILRAPKRQPARAMQALKLERRIKKAGGSFHWLGRKANTLFAGRTHSKWTVIDDTAYVGGGVNMDDESFSNVDYMFRFSDQALADRLIQEQQHIYRADRGGGAARNHSAPVSKTTTILFDNGLPTNSLIYKRARALAKQAEHVALVSQYCPTGALNRTLKRKQAVLYFNHWRTASSLNKLLIRLGMMTARQKTLYNHDCYLHAKFLIATMPDGSKAAITGSHNFMYGSGLVGTREVALETYDPHLIRQLETFRRRYVE, encoded by the coding sequence ATGAACGCGTTACATTCACCGAAATTATTACCTGCAGCCGATTATGCGCGCGATGCAGCGAAAAAAATTGCCAAAGCCCGCTACCGCGTCGCGATGATTGCAACGACATTCCGAGCCAACGACGAGCGGTCGCAAGCAATCGTCGACGAACTCGTACGCGCTGCCGAACGCGGCGTTGACGTCTGCATTTGCGCCGACACCTTTACCTACATCGAACCGAAAGAATTTATTTTGCGCGCGCCGAAGCGCCAGCCGGCACGCGCCATGCAGGCGCTAAAATTAGAACGGCGCATCAAGAAAGCCGGCGGATCATTCCACTGGCTCGGGCGCAAAGCAAATACGCTGTTTGCCGGTCGAACGCACAGCAAATGGACAGTCATCGACGATACTGCTTACGTCGGCGGCGGCGTTAATATGGACGACGAAAGCTTTTCAAACGTCGATTATATGTTTCGCTTTTCCGACCAAGCGCTTGCCGATAGGCTCATACAGGAACAACAGCACATCTACCGTGCTGATCGCGGCGGCGGTGCGGCGCGCAACCACTCAGCTCCTGTGTCGAAGACCACGACAATTTTGTTTGACAACGGATTGCCGACAAATTCACTCATATACAAACGGGCGCGCGCCCTTGCAAAACAAGCAGAACACGTTGCACTCGTATCGCAATATTGTCCAACAGGCGCACTCAACCGCACGCTAAAACGAAAACAAGCGGTCCTTTATTTTAATCACTGGCGCACTGCTTCATCGCTCAATAAACTGCTCATTCGCCTCGGTATGATGACGGCGAGGCAAAAAACACTATATAATCATGATTGTTATCTGCATGCAAAATTTTTAATCGCAACAATGCCGGACGGCAGCAAAGCTGCGATTACCGGATCGCATAATTTTATGTACGGGTCGGGGCTAGTTGGCACGCGCGAAGTTGCCCTTGAAACCTACGACCCGCACTTGATACGGCAGCTTGAAACATTCCGCCGCCGGTACGTCGAATAA
- a CDS encoding bifunctional (p)ppGpp synthetase/guanosine-3',5'-bis(diphosphate) 3'-pyrophosphohydrolase, which produces MDKHELIKLAGEHYTDAQVELLTHAIDYATEQHAGQMRQSGEPYISHPLQVAATLIDWGMDIDSAVAGVLHDTVEDTDATLEEIIELFGKDIAFLVDGVTKVSQARAGMRDLASYLPATRDNLTKLLIAVGQDVRVIIIKLSDRLHNMQTLQFKSEGKQKKIARETLNVFAPLADRLNMGRLRVQLEELSFKYLMPEKYNQTVALKDSRIKKSQRKLDTVRRAVDAHLTKENIAHDIDGRVKSTYSLYKKMQRVPNIDDIYDLIALRIIVNDIDTCYLVLSELHSMYEPMVGRIKDYISKPKPNGYQSLHTTVTTKNGQAVEFQIRTHEMHDYAERGLAASFHYNEQKLTDAYKSGTMASLPTDLHWIRHLQSAAALIREGKEFDTENLKVDLFGDRIFVYSPKGDIYDLPDGSFPLDYAYRVHSDLAAKASGFLVNGKMEPFSYKLQHGDTIEILTNKKAKPKPGWSNHMITGHARMKFKAQLRKNSLLGQLGHVGEIIHRTARRRKNKK; this is translated from the coding sequence ATGGATAAGCACGAGCTAATCAAACTTGCCGGAGAGCACTATACCGACGCGCAAGTCGAACTGCTCACGCATGCTATTGATTATGCTACCGAGCAGCACGCCGGGCAAATGCGCCAAAGCGGGGAGCCGTACATCTCGCATCCGCTGCAGGTAGCAGCGACACTCATTGACTGGGGTATGGATATTGATTCAGCCGTTGCAGGAGTCTTACACGACACGGTTGAAGACACCGACGCAACGCTTGAAGAAATTATTGAACTGTTTGGCAAAGATATTGCGTTTCTCGTCGACGGCGTCACAAAAGTTAGCCAAGCGCGCGCTGGCATGCGCGATCTAGCAAGTTACCTGCCGGCAACACGCGATAATCTAACAAAGCTGCTTATCGCCGTCGGGCAAGACGTTCGCGTTATCATTATCAAGTTATCCGACCGCCTGCATAATATGCAAACGCTGCAGTTCAAGAGCGAAGGAAAACAGAAAAAAATTGCCCGCGAAACGCTTAACGTCTTTGCGCCGCTTGCCGACCGCCTGAATATGGGGCGGCTGCGCGTGCAGCTTGAAGAACTCAGCTTCAAATATCTTATGCCCGAAAAGTACAACCAAACCGTCGCGCTCAAAGACAGCCGCATCAAGAAAAGCCAGCGCAAACTTGATACAGTGCGCCGCGCCGTCGACGCGCACCTCACCAAAGAAAATATTGCACACGACATCGACGGGCGCGTGAAAAGCACCTACAGCCTGTACAAAAAAATGCAGCGCGTGCCGAACATCGACGATATTTACGATTTGATAGCTTTGCGCATTATTGTCAACGATATTGACACATGCTATCTCGTACTAAGCGAACTGCATAGCATGTACGAGCCGATGGTCGGGCGCATCAAGGATTATATTTCCAAGCCAAAACCAAACGGCTACCAGAGCCTGCACACAACGGTCACGACAAAAAACGGCCAAGCGGTGGAATTTCAAATTCGCACGCACGAAATGCACGACTACGCCGAGCGCGGCTTGGCGGCAAGCTTTCACTACAACGAGCAAAAACTGACTGACGCCTATAAATCCGGCACGATGGCGTCGCTGCCGACAGATTTACATTGGATCCGACATCTACAATCGGCGGCAGCGCTGATTCGCGAAGGCAAAGAATTTGATACTGAAAATCTAAAAGTTGATTTGTTTGGCGACCGAATTTTTGTGTACTCGCCGAAGGGCGACATCTACGATTTACCAGACGGCTCGTTTCCGCTTGACTACGCCTACCGCGTACACTCTGATCTGGCGGCGAAAGCAAGCGGCTTTTTGGTAAACGGCAAGATGGAGCCGTTTAGTTATAAATTACAGCATGGCGATACGATTGAAATTCTTACCAACAAAAAAGCCAAGCCAAAACCAGGTTGGAGCAATCATATGATCACCGGACACGCGCGCATGAAATTCAAAGCGCAGCTGCGTAAAAATAGCTTACTTGGGCAACTCGGCCACGTCGGTGAAATTATTCACCGGACGGCGCGGCGGCGGAAAAATAAAAAATAG